The following are from one region of the Anaeropeptidivorans aminofermentans genome:
- the priA gene encoding primosomal protein N', which yields MKGNEKINYAKVIVSISNKQVDRAFTYKVPEELAPFIDKGARVVVPFGRSNKKYEGYVVSLSDRTSAPENFEVKEIISLLDTMFTPEMLALAKWMSDKYFTSYSECLKCIMPAGISYKNSYIYEINQAIPENATLRQKEIYDYISDRKEASHQDIIASFGANASNILNGLIKNKIIVKKEKQTMKDLARLVKYAALSEKVSKESIRKGTAQEKVYDFLLEKGETPVKALKESLGITDSPIQSLVKKGIVKLFEKEVRRETARPSSEVIEKNIIWNDEQREAIERIKALMKENKSVKRPVLIHGVTGSGKTEVYMSIIEEVLKEGKEAIVLVPEISLTPQTVGRFVDRFGEKVSVTHSRLTMAERYDQWKNAAEGKVSVMIGPRSAVFTPFHNLGIIIIDEEHEHTYKSETSPKYDAREIAFKRGEISNALVVLGSATPSVDTYFKAENKDYELIHMRQRVKGEMPQVDIIDMRKELVEGNRSIFSRALYEAMKENIEKGRQTILFLNRRGHSTFVSCRQCGYVVKCEDCSINYTYHLYSNKLICHYCGKEEQNPEYCPQCGSKYIRYFGVGTQKIEDEIKSLFPDVPVLRMDMDTTSGKNSHDKILSAFRKGKAKILIGTQMIAKGLDFPNVTLVGVVAADVSLNAGDYKSGENTFQLLTQVSGRAGRGDGLGKVFIQTYSPEHYALEYAKTGDYEGFYSHEIALRRQMDYPPYCHIFTVLFTGESEKKVIELLFKLSDIMKVYNKSGDFEALGPAPALISKIKKRFRWKIIIKCKDEERLKNYVLYCVEKLKEKENLEGINVNLTLDPLVSV from the coding sequence TTGAAGGGTAATGAAAAGATAAACTATGCGAAAGTAATAGTTTCAATTTCAAATAAACAGGTGGACAGAGCCTTTACTTATAAGGTTCCAGAGGAGCTTGCGCCTTTTATTGATAAAGGTGCAAGAGTTGTCGTGCCCTTCGGCCGAAGCAACAAAAAATACGAGGGGTACGTGGTGAGTCTTTCAGATAGGACAAGCGCTCCGGAGAATTTTGAGGTAAAGGAAATCATATCCCTTCTTGATACGATGTTTACTCCTGAAATGCTTGCTCTTGCAAAGTGGATGAGCGATAAATATTTCACGTCCTATTCCGAATGCCTTAAATGCATTATGCCTGCGGGAATCTCTTATAAAAATTCCTATATATATGAAATTAATCAGGCTATTCCGGAAAACGCAACCTTAAGGCAGAAGGAAATTTATGACTATATTTCAGATAGAAAAGAAGCAAGCCATCAGGATATTATCGCTTCATTTGGAGCAAATGCTTCAAATATACTGAATGGGCTTATAAAGAACAAGATAATAGTAAAAAAAGAAAAGCAGACCATGAAGGATTTGGCAAGACTCGTTAAATATGCGGCTCTTTCGGAAAAGGTCTCCAAAGAATCTATTAGAAAAGGGACTGCCCAAGAGAAGGTATATGATTTTCTTTTGGAAAAGGGAGAAACTCCTGTCAAAGCCTTAAAAGAGAGCCTTGGCATTACTGATTCTCCTATTCAAAGCCTTGTAAAAAAAGGGATTGTGAAGCTTTTTGAGAAAGAAGTAAGAAGAGAAACCGCAAGGCCTTCTTCCGAAGTAATAGAAAAGAATATTATATGGAATGATGAGCAAAGAGAAGCAATCGAGCGAATCAAAGCCCTTATGAAAGAAAATAAAAGTGTAAAAAGGCCTGTTCTTATCCACGGGGTTACAGGGAGCGGAAAAACAGAGGTCTACATGAGCATCATAGAAGAGGTTTTAAAAGAAGGAAAAGAAGCTATTGTTCTCGTTCCGGAAATTTCTCTTACGCCCCAGACAGTTGGAAGATTTGTAGACCGCTTCGGTGAAAAGGTAAGCGTAACCCATTCAAGGCTTACCATGGCAGAACGGTACGACCAGTGGAAAAATGCCGCCGAAGGAAAGGTTTCTGTTATGATAGGCCCTAGAAGCGCTGTGTTTACACCCTTTCATAATTTGGGTATAATAATTATTGACGAGGAGCATGAGCATACTTATAAATCCGAAACCTCTCCCAAATACGATGCAAGAGAAATTGCCTTTAAACGGGGCGAAATCAGCAATGCTTTGGTGGTTTTAGGCTCGGCTACCCCATCGGTGGATACGTATTTCAAGGCGGAAAACAAGGACTATGAGCTTATTCATATGAGACAAAGGGTAAAGGGGGAAATGCCCCAAGTTGATATCATAGACATGCGAAAAGAGCTTGTAGAAGGGAACCGCTCTATATTTTCAAGGGCCCTTTACGAAGCCATGAAGGAAAATATAGAAAAGGGTCGCCAGACCATTCTTTTTTTAAACAGGCGCGGCCATTCCACTTTCGTATCCTGCCGCCAATGCGGCTATGTAGTAAAATGCGAGGACTGCAGTATCAATTATACATACCATCTTTATTCAAATAAGCTTATATGCCATTACTGCGGGAAAGAGGAGCAAAACCCTGAATACTGCCCTCAGTGCGGCTCAAAATATATAAGATATTTCGGTGTGGGCACTCAAAAAATAGAAGATGAAATCAAGTCTCTTTTTCCTGATGTTCCTGTTTTAAGAATGGATATGGATACCACCTCAGGAAAAAACAGCCATGATAAAATACTTTCGGCATTTAGAAAAGGGAAGGCTAAAATACTCATAGGTACCCAAATGATTGCAAAAGGCCTTGATTTTCCAAATGTTACTCTCGTAGGGGTTGTTGCGGCGGATGTTTCTCTTAATGCCGGCGATTATAAAAGCGGGGAGAATACATTTCAGCTTCTGACTCAGGTTTCCGGCAGAGCAGGAAGAGGAGACGGTCTCGGCAAAGTTTTCATCCAGACCTATAGCCCCGAGCATTATGCCTTGGAGTATGCCAAAACAGGGGATTATGAAGGATTTTACAGCCATGAGATTGCCCTTAGAAGACAGATGGATTATCCGCCCTATTGCCATATTTTCACGGTATTGTTTACGGGGGAATCTGAGAAAAAGGTAATAGAGCTTTTGTTTAAGCTAAGCGATATTATGAAGGTATATAATAAAAGCGGTGATTTTGAGGCCCTGGGCCCTGCCCCTGCTTTAATATCAAAAATAAAAAAGAGATTCAGATGGAAAATTATAATAAAATGCAAAGATGAAGAAAGACTTAAAAACTATGTTCTTTACTGCGTAGAAAAGCTTAAGGAGAAAGAAAATTTAGAGGGGATTAACGTTAATTTAACCCTCGACCCTCTTGTAAGCGTATAG
- the def gene encoding peptide deformylase produces the protein MALRNIRLEGDEILRKISKPVKKIDEKIITLLDDMAETMYAANGVGLAAPQIGVLKKVVVVDISEDKNEVIELINPEILEVEGSQINIEGCLSIPGKNGYVERPERMKLKTLDRHGNELELEVEGTLAIVFSHEIDHLNGVLYTDKVIEGYEEEDDDEEEE, from the coding sequence ATGGCACTGAGAAATATAAGACTTGAAGGCGATGAAATATTAAGAAAAATATCAAAGCCTGTTAAAAAAATAGATGAAAAAATAATAACTCTTTTAGATGATATGGCGGAAACCATGTATGCTGCCAACGGCGTAGGCCTTGCGGCACCTCAGATTGGGGTTTTAAAAAAGGTTGTGGTAGTTGATATAAGCGAAGATAAAAATGAAGTTATAGAGCTTATAAACCCTGAAATATTAGAGGTGGAAGGCTCCCAGATTAATATAGAGGGCTGTCTTAGCATACCCGGCAAAAACGGCTATGTAGAAAGACCTGAAAGAATGAAGCTTAAGACCCTTGACAGACATGGAAACGAGCTTGAATTAGAGGTTGAAGGAACATTGGCCATTGTGTTTTCCCACGAAATAGACCATTTAAACGGCGTTCTTTATACGGATAAGGTAATAGAAGGCTATGAAGAAGAGGACGACGACGAAGAGGAAGAATAG
- the fmt gene encoding methionyl-tRNA formyltransferase, with the protein MKIIFMGTPEFAAAALKRLMEAHEVLAVVTQPDRPKGRGKKLQPPPVKEAALEKGIKVYQPEKIKKEGFISVLKQYDADVFVVAAYGQLLSEEILYMPKYGSINIHASLLPKYRGASPIQQAIINGEKYSGITIMQMDKGLDTGDMILKKETEILPEDNFQTLHDKLALLGGDAIIEALDLIEKGDAERIKQEDSFSTYAPLIKKEDGIIDWSQSAETIINKIRGFDPWPAAFSYMNGEMLKIFKAEFTEGYDKGSPGEIIDILKSKGIVVKTGDGAVVLTEIQALNKKRMLAADYLRGHEILKNTILENK; encoded by the coding sequence TTGAAAATAATATTTATGGGAACCCCTGAATTTGCGGCTGCCGCTCTTAAAAGACTGATGGAAGCCCACGAGGTTTTAGCTGTTGTTACCCAGCCCGACAGGCCAAAGGGCAGAGGGAAGAAGCTTCAGCCGCCCCCGGTTAAGGAAGCGGCCTTAGAAAAAGGTATAAAAGTTTATCAGCCTGAGAAAATAAAGAAAGAAGGCTTTATTTCGGTGCTTAAACAATATGACGCCGATGTTTTCGTTGTGGCGGCATACGGGCAGCTTCTTTCGGAAGAAATATTATATATGCCGAAATACGGCTCAATCAATATCCATGCTTCTTTGCTTCCCAAATATAGGGGAGCTTCGCCCATTCAGCAGGCCATCATAAACGGGGAAAAATATTCCGGCATTACCATCATGCAGATGGATAAAGGCCTTGATACAGGGGATATGATACTGAAAAAGGAAACGGAAATACTTCCCGAAGATAATTTTCAAACCCTCCATGATAAGCTTGCTTTATTAGGCGGCGACGCCATTATAGAGGCATTGGATTTAATCGAAAAGGGAGATGCAGAAAGAATAAAGCAAGAAGACAGTTTCAGCACCTATGCCCCTCTGATTAAAAAAGAAGACGGCATAATAGACTGGAGTCAAAGCGCTGAAACAATAATAAATAAAATAAGGGGCTTTGATCCATGGCCTGCCGCTTTTTCTTATATGAACGGAGAAATGCTTAAAATATTTAAGGCAGAGTTTACAGAAGGCTATGATAAAGGTTCTCCAGGAGAAATAATAGATATTCTTAAAAGTAAGGGTATTGTGGTAAAAACCGGAGACGGAGCGGTAGTCCTTACGGAAATTCAAGCCCTAAACAAAAAAAGAATGCTTGCGGCCGACTATTTGAGAGGCCATGAAATATTAAAAAACACGATTTTAGAGAATAAATAA
- a CDS encoding zinc metallopeptidase has protein sequence MFYPFYFDYTYIILIPALILVMIAQAKVSGNYNKYSKIANRRGYTGADVARQLLLENGITDVSVEGIRGQLTDHYDPRSKVLRLSEGVYNSRSISALSIAAHETGHALQDYMGYVPLGIRTALVPVVNFSSSAAIPVFIIGLIFGGGFLLDLGLFLFLGAVVFQIITLPVEFNASKRAIRMLENGNYLYPDEIAPAKKVLNAAAMTYVAALFLTISQFLRLLALSGRRRD, from the coding sequence ATGTTTTATCCGTTTTATTTTGATTATACTTATATAATTCTTATACCTGCACTTATTCTTGTAATGATTGCCCAGGCGAAGGTAAGCGGAAATTATAATAAATATTCTAAAATAGCTAACAGAAGAGGTTACACAGGAGCAGACGTCGCAAGACAGCTTTTGCTTGAAAACGGCATAACGGATGTTTCCGTTGAAGGCATAAGGGGACAGCTGACAGACCATTATGACCCTAGAAGCAAGGTTCTTAGGCTTTCTGAGGGCGTATATAATTCCAGAAGCATCTCTGCTTTAAGCATTGCCGCTCATGAAACAGGCCATGCCCTTCAGGATTATATGGGATATGTTCCTCTCGGTATAAGAACAGCCCTTGTTCCTGTAGTTAATTTTTCTTCAAGTGCGGCAATCCCTGTATTTATTATAGGTTTAATATTCGGCGGCGGTTTTTTGCTGGATTTAGGATTGTTTCTTTTTTTAGGGGCCGTTGTTTTTCAGATAATTACTTTGCCAGTGGAGTTTAACGCTTCTAAAAGAGCTATTCGGATGCTTGAAAACGGAAATTATTTATATCCCGATGAAATAGCACCTGCCAAAAAGGTTCTGAATGCTGCTGCCATGACTTATGTAGCCGCCTTGTTTTTAACCATCTCCCAGTTTTTAAGGCTCCTTGCCCTTTCAGGAAGGCGAAGAGATTAA
- a CDS encoding 5'-nucleotidase C-terminal domain-containing protein produces MSIKRFKKLVSVFTALSLVFSMAFPVFAAEESKETSLVVVHTNDVHSRVDGEAYVSSYVKGLKAEGKNVLLISAGDVIHGQPFATISRGKSVVDVMNAAGYDFMTAGNHEFNYGYLRLKELEQSMNFDLLVANIMVKESNQSLFKKYEIREIDGVKVGFFGLATPETVTKTNPKNVVGLEFLKPVPVAEEMVKTLKAEGAEVIIAIAHLGVDGETLAEERGDAVAAVEGIDLVIDGHSHTELPEGKMVGNCLLVQTGEYLNNIGTVTLNIKDGKVISKKAELMKTPTAEQSSMAPDTAVTEVIEKTKVENEKITSEVIGKTPVKLEGAREVVRTTESNLANLITDAMMEATGADIAITNGGGVRASIEAGDITKGSVLTVLPFGNFICTVNVKGSAVLEALEHGVSAYPETAGHYSQVGGMKVTMDSTKSAGSRITSVKLNDGTALDPEKTYKLATNDFMVAGGDNYTMLAVTDGYMEYGSLDEALISYIASGADLTAVEMGRIADLKSEEAAEEVPATETPAEEVPVSEPAPEEEEKPVDEPAAAAEVLTDEYIVVSGDYLVKIAEKFNTTWRAIADINKLANPHLIFPGQKLLLPQN; encoded by the coding sequence ATGAGTATAAAAAGATTCAAAAAGCTTGTATCTGTATTCACAGCTCTTTCACTTGTGTTCTCAATGGCTTTTCCTGTGTTTGCCGCAGAAGAGTCTAAGGAGACAAGCCTTGTAGTAGTTCATACCAACGACGTACATTCAAGAGTTGACGGAGAAGCATATGTTTCAAGCTATGTAAAGGGTTTAAAAGCTGAGGGTAAAAATGTTCTTTTAATTTCAGCAGGCGACGTAATTCATGGACAACCCTTTGCAACAATTTCAAGAGGGAAAAGTGTAGTTGACGTTATGAATGCTGCAGGATATGATTTTATGACTGCCGGAAACCATGAATTTAATTACGGCTACCTTCGTTTGAAAGAGCTTGAGCAATCAATGAATTTTGACCTTCTTGTTGCAAACATAATGGTAAAAGAAAGCAATCAATCCTTATTTAAAAAATATGAAATCAGAGAAATTGACGGTGTTAAGGTTGGCTTTTTCGGTCTTGCAACTCCTGAGACAGTCACTAAAACAAATCCTAAAAACGTTGTAGGGCTTGAATTTTTAAAACCGGTTCCCGTTGCAGAGGAAATGGTGAAAACTTTGAAAGCCGAAGGCGCAGAGGTCATTATAGCAATTGCCCATTTAGGCGTTGACGGTGAAACCCTTGCCGAAGAAAGAGGCGACGCTGTTGCAGCGGTAGAAGGAATCGACCTTGTAATAGACGGACATTCCCATACTGAGCTTCCCGAGGGAAAAATGGTAGGCAATTGCCTTTTAGTTCAGACCGGCGAATATTTAAACAATATCGGTACAGTGACTCTTAATATAAAAGACGGAAAAGTTATATCTAAAAAGGCAGAACTTATGAAGACGCCTACTGCCGAACAAAGCAGCATGGCTCCTGATACAGCTGTCACTGAAGTAATTGAAAAAACCAAGGTTGAAAATGAAAAAATTACTTCCGAAGTTATAGGAAAAACACCTGTTAAGCTTGAAGGCGCAAGAGAAGTGGTTAGAACAACAGAATCTAATCTTGCGAACTTGATAACAGACGCTATGATGGAAGCTACCGGTGCTGACATAGCTATAACAAACGGCGGCGGTGTAAGAGCATCTATAGAAGCAGGCGATATTACAAAGGGAAGCGTTCTTACAGTTCTTCCTTTCGGAAACTTTATCTGTACTGTAAACGTTAAAGGCTCTGCAGTATTAGAAGCTTTGGAGCACGGCGTAAGCGCGTACCCTGAAACAGCAGGCCATTACTCACAGGTAGGCGGTATGAAGGTAACAATGGATTCTACAAAGTCAGCAGGCAGCAGAATCACATCTGTTAAGCTTAACGACGGCACAGCCCTCGACCCTGAAAAAACATATAAACTTGCAACCAATGACTTTATGGTAGCAGGCGGAGATAATTATACAATGCTTGCAGTTACAGACGGATATATGGAATACGGCTCTCTTGACGAGGCCCTTATCAGCTATATTGCTTCCGGCGCAGACCTTACAGCAGTTGAAATGGGAAGAATAGCAGACCTTAAGAGCGAAGAAGCCGCAGAAGAAGTTCCGGCAACTGAAACACCGGCAGAAGAAGTTCCTGTAAGTGAACCTGCCCCAGAAGAAGAAGAAAAGCCTGTTGATGAACCGGCTGCAGCAGCAGAAGTGCTTACTGATGAATACATAGTAGTTTCCGGCGACTATTTAGTTAAAATAGCCGAGAAATTCAATACTACATGGAGAGCAATTGCAGACATTAATAAGCTTGCAAATCCCCATCTTATTTTCCCGGGACAGAAGCTTCTTCTTCCGCAAAACTAA
- the ald gene encoding alanine dehydrogenase yields MKIGCVKEIKKHEYRIGMTPDNVKAYVNRNHEVFIEKDGGLGSGFTNEQYAEAGAVILDTAAEVWAKSDMIIKVKEPLAEEYPLMREGQILYTYLHLAASEELTDACLKSGVKGVAYETITDRNGALPLLKPMSEIAGRLSVQEGAKCLEKPMGGSGVLLSGIPGVPRAKVVVVGGGVVGTNAAKIAIGMGADVTIIDLSLDRLTYLDDLFGNAIKTVYSTDAAIEKEVAAADLVIGAVLVPGAAAPKLIKRKYFKNMRPGSVIVDIAVDQGGCCETTHATYHDDPTFVVDGIVHYCVANMPGATPRTATLGLTNATLSRGLLIADKGLEAAAQLDSGIKKGINVYNGELTCKEVAASFGRSHKDIDSLI; encoded by the coding sequence ATGAAAATCGGATGTGTCAAAGAAATCAAGAAACATGAGTACAGAATAGGTATGACCCCTGATAATGTTAAGGCTTACGTAAACAGAAATCATGAAGTTTTCATCGAAAAAGACGGAGGCTTAGGCTCAGGATTCACCAATGAACAATACGCTGAAGCAGGCGCTGTAATTTTAGATACCGCGGCTGAAGTTTGGGCAAAGAGTGATATGATAATTAAGGTTAAAGAGCCTTTAGCAGAAGAGTATCCTTTAATGCGCGAAGGTCAAATCCTCTACACTTATCTTCACCTTGCAGCAAGCGAAGAGCTTACCGACGCATGTCTTAAATCAGGCGTAAAGGGCGTTGCCTATGAAACCATAACCGATAGAAATGGCGCATTGCCTCTTCTTAAGCCCATGAGTGAAATCGCAGGGCGCTTAAGCGTTCAGGAAGGCGCAAAATGCCTTGAAAAGCCTATGGGCGGTTCAGGCGTATTATTAAGCGGTATCCCCGGTGTACCAAGGGCAAAGGTTGTTGTTGTAGGCGGCGGTGTAGTTGGAACAAATGCGGCTAAAATAGCCATAGGCATGGGCGCCGACGTTACGATTATCGACTTATCTCTTGACAGGCTTACTTATCTTGATGACCTTTTCGGCAACGCCATCAAAACTGTTTACAGTACAGACGCTGCTATAGAAAAGGAAGTTGCTGCTGCCGATTTAGTTATAGGAGCAGTTCTTGTACCCGGTGCTGCTGCACCAAAATTGATTAAACGCAAATATTTCAAAAACATGAGACCTGGAAGCGTTATCGTAGACATCGCTGTAGACCAAGGCGGCTGCTGCGAAACTACACATGCTACTTACCACGACGATCCTACATTCGTTGTGGATGGCATCGTTCATTACTGTGTTGCAAATATGCCTGGCGCAACCCCCAGAACAGCAACACTCGGCCTTACAAACGCTACTTTAAGCAGAGGCCTTTTAATCGCCGACAAGGGCTTGGAAGCCGCCGCTCAATTAGACAGCGGAATCAAAAAAGGTATCAATGTATATAACGGCGAGCTTACCTGCAAAGAAGTTGCTGCTTCCTTCGGAAGAAGCCATAAGGATATTGATTCATTAATTTAA
- the dcd gene encoding dCTP deaminase: protein MILSGLEIEKRMGKDIIIEPFDKKALNPNSYNLKLHNEMLVYEEHNLDMKKKNEAKLIEIPEDGLWLEPGKLYLGRTHEYTETLNCVPMLEGRSSVGRLGLFIHVTAGFGDVGFKGYWTLEIHCVQPVKIYPYVEVCQIYYHTICGDYIEYKSGKYQNNSGIQPSMLYKDFQ from the coding sequence TTGATTCTTTCAGGACTTGAAATAGAAAAGCGAATGGGAAAAGACATTATAATTGAGCCTTTCGACAAAAAAGCCCTTAATCCCAACAGCTATAATTTAAAATTACATAACGAAATGCTTGTATATGAAGAACATAATCTGGACATGAAAAAGAAAAATGAGGCAAAATTGATTGAGATACCGGAGGACGGCCTTTGGCTTGAGCCGGGTAAGCTTTATCTCGGCAGGACCCACGAATATACGGAGACGCTTAATTGTGTTCCCATGCTTGAGGGCCGTTCCTCAGTGGGCAGGCTCGGGCTTTTTATCCATGTTACGGCAGGGTTTGGCGACGTCGGGTTTAAAGGCTATTGGACCCTTGAAATCCACTGTGTTCAGCCTGTTAAAATATATCCCTATGTAGAGGTATGCCAAATTTATTACCACACCATATGTGGCGATTATATTGAATACAAATCAGGGAAATACCAAAATAACAGCGGTATTCAGCCAAGCATGCTTTATAAGGACTTTCAATAA
- a CDS encoding valine--tRNA ligase, producing the protein MKELEKTYNPKEIEDRIYSNWLEKKYFAGKIDKNKKPYSIVIPPPNITGQLHLGHALNCTMQDILIRSKRMQGYSVLWLPGTDHASISTEVKIVEKMAKEGVTKADIGREGFLERAWEWRNEFGGRIVSQLKKLGGSCDWDRERFTLDEGLNNAVNEVFLKLYKKGWIYKGEKLINWCPKCKTTISDAEVDHEEKTGGFWHFKYPIEDTEEYLEFATTRPETMLGDTAIAVNPEDERYTHLVGKFVTVPIVNRRIPIIADFYVEKDFGTGVVKITPAHDPNDYEVGLRNQLETINIMNDDGTLNKNAGPYEGLDRYDARKKIIEEFKDMGLFVKMEEIKHSVGVHERCHEVIEPLIKLQWFVKMEEMAKPAIEAVKDKSLNFVPERYEKTYLNWLENIRDWCISRQLWWGHRIPAYYCQECGHINVSVHAPEKCEKCSSTNLKQDEDSLDTWFSSALWPFSTLGWPEKTPELEYFYPTNVLVTAYDIIFFWVVRMVFSAIEQTGELPFKDVLIHGLIRDAQGRKMSKSLNNGVDPLEVIDKYGADALRFSLMMGNSAGNDLRFSEEKVESARNFINKIWNAARFIMMNFDEEIKEPESLDHTDKWILSKCNTLIKEVTYNLENYDLGVSLQKIYDFAWDEYCDWYIEMVKPRLYNKEDPTRGAALYTLHKVLIQILKLLHPYTPFVTEEIFMTLQSEEETIMLSKWPEYDEAMCFSEDEEAIELIKTAVKGIRNIRAEMNVAPSKKAKMIIVTKDQTIGSLFETQSSYIKNLASASEIIIQEEKAGVSDDAVSVIIPNANIYLPFEELVDISKEIKRLEAELDKIEKEIKRAEGKLSNEGFTSKAPQSLIDAENEKKEKYIGLYDQVKRQLDNIKEKM; encoded by the coding sequence ATGAAGGAATTGGAAAAAACCTATAATCCTAAGGAAATAGAAGATAGAATTTACAGCAACTGGCTTGAAAAGAAATACTTTGCAGGAAAAATAGATAAAAATAAAAAGCCCTATTCAATTGTGATACCGCCGCCGAATATTACAGGCCAGCTCCATTTGGGGCATGCCTTAAATTGTACCATGCAGGATATTTTAATCAGGTCTAAGCGTATGCAGGGCTATTCTGTTTTATGGCTTCCGGGCACAGACCATGCCAGCATTTCAACAGAGGTAAAAATCGTTGAAAAAATGGCCAAGGAAGGCGTTACCAAGGCGGACATCGGCAGAGAAGGCTTCCTTGAAAGGGCTTGGGAATGGAGAAACGAGTTCGGCGGAAGAATTGTTTCCCAGCTGAAAAAGCTCGGCGGTTCCTGCGACTGGGACAGGGAACGGTTTACCCTTGATGAAGGCCTAAACAATGCCGTTAACGAGGTTTTCTTAAAGCTTTATAAAAAAGGCTGGATTTACAAAGGAGAAAAGCTGATTAACTGGTGCCCCAAATGTAAAACCACTATTTCCGACGCGGAGGTTGACCATGAGGAAAAAACCGGCGGCTTCTGGCACTTTAAATATCCTATTGAAGATACAGAGGAATATCTGGAGTTTGCCACAACAAGGCCTGAAACCATGCTTGGAGATACGGCTATCGCAGTAAACCCTGAGGATGAAAGATATACCCATCTTGTAGGTAAATTTGTTACGGTGCCCATTGTAAACAGAAGAATTCCCATTATTGCTGATTTCTACGTGGAAAAGGATTTCGGAACAGGCGTAGTTAAAATAACCCCTGCCCACGACCCCAACGACTATGAAGTAGGTCTTAGGAATCAACTTGAAACCATCAATATTATGAATGATGACGGCACTTTAAATAAAAACGCCGGCCCTTATGAAGGGTTAGACCGGTACGACGCAAGAAAGAAAATCATCGAAGAATTTAAGGACATGGGCCTTTTCGTAAAGATGGAAGAAATCAAGCATTCCGTTGGAGTTCATGAAAGATGCCATGAAGTTATAGAACCTTTAATCAAGCTCCAATGGTTTGTTAAAATGGAGGAAATGGCAAAGCCTGCCATTGAAGCCGTTAAGGATAAAAGCCTTAATTTTGTGCCCGAACGGTATGAAAAAACGTATTTGAACTGGCTTGAAAATATCAGAGACTGGTGTATTTCCCGTCAGCTTTGGTGGGGTCACCGTATCCCCGCTTATTACTGTCAGGAGTGCGGTCATATTAATGTTTCTGTTCATGCACCGGAAAAATGTGAAAAATGTAGCAGTACAAATTTAAAGCAGGACGAGGACTCTCTGGATACCTGGTTCAGCTCTGCCCTCTGGCCTTTTTCTACCCTTGGCTGGCCGGAAAAGACGCCGGAGCTTGAATATTTCTACCCGACGAATGTTCTGGTAACGGCTTATGATATTATTTTCTTCTGGGTTGTAAGAATGGTATTTTCAGCCATTGAACAGACAGGAGAGCTGCCGTTTAAAGATGTTTTAATTCATGGCCTTATTAGAGACGCTCAGGGCAGAAAAATGAGCAAATCTTTAAATAACGGTGTGGACCCGCTGGAGGTTATTGATAAATACGGCGCAGATGCTTTAAGGTTTTCTCTTATGATGGGCAATTCCGCAGGAAACGACCTTAGGTTCTCCGAAGAAAAGGTTGAGTCTGCAAGAAACTTCATCAATAAAATATGGAATGCTGCAAGGTTCATTATGATGAATTTCGACGAGGAAATAAAAGAGCCCGAAAGCCTTGACCATACGGATAAATGGATACTTTCAAAATGCAATACCTTAATAAAAGAGGTTACTTATAATCTCGAAAATTACGACCTTGGTGTTTCTCTCCAGAAAATATATGATTTTGCATGGGATGAATACTGTGACTGGTATATAGAGATGGTTAAGCCAAGGCTCTATAATAAGGAAGACCCTACGAGAGGCGCTGCTCTTTATACCCTTCATAAGGTGCTTATTCAAATCCTTAAGCTTTTGCACCCTTATACGCCTTTTGTTACTGAGGAGATATTTATGACCCTCCAAAGTGAAGAAGAAACCATTATGCTTTCAAAATGGCCTGAATATGACGAGGCTATGTGCTTTTCCGAAGACGAAGAGGCCATAGAACTTATAAAAACAGCAGTAAAGGGTATAAGAAATATCAGAGCGGAAATGAATGTTGCCCCTTCTAAAAAGGCGAAGATGATTATAGTTACGAAAGATCAAACCATAGGAAGCCTTTTTGAAACCCAAAGTTCTTATATAAAGAATTTGGCTTCGGCTTCTGAAATTATTATTCAGGAGGAAAAGGCAGGTGTTTCCGACGATGCGGTATCTGTTATCATACCGAATGCCAATATATATCTTCCTTTTGAAGAGCTTGTGGATATTTCTAAAGAGATAAAAAGACTTGAAGCAGAGCTTGATAAAATAGAAAAAGAAATCAAAAGAGCAGAAGGCAAGCTTTCAAACGAAGGCTTTACCTCAAAGGCCCCCCAATCTCTTATAGACGCTGAAAACGAAAAGAAGGAAAAGTATATCGGCCTTTATGACCAGGTTAAAAGACAGCTTGACAATATAAAAGAAAAAATGTAA